The Saccharothrix violaceirubra genome segment CGCCGCCCGACGCCGGCGAGCCGCCGGACTGGGCGGTCGGGCACCCGGCGTTCGAGGACCCGGTCGTCACGCCCGAACCCGTGCTGGTGCCCGCGATCCGACTGGTCGACCGGGTCTCCCGGGTGGTCGACGACGAGGGCTTCCCGCTGGCCGTCGTGTGCGCGTGGGAGGAGGACGACCCGGACGCGGTGGGCGCGCTGCTGTCCCGCATGTCGGCGGCGGGCGGCCCGGCACGGGCACTGGTCGCGGCCCGGCCGCGTGACGTCCGGTCCACCGCGCCCGACCCGCTCACCACCCGCACGCACTGGTGGTGGGGCGTGGTCGGGCGGCTGGACACGGCCGTGGCCGTCGCCGCGCACCGGCCGCCCGGTCCGGGCCTGCGCGACCTCGTGGCGCACGAGGTGCTCGTCGAGGTGGCCGGTCCGGACCTCGACCTGGCCGCGGACCTCGCGGTGGCGTGGGACGGCGAGCCGGAGTCGTTGGCGGACGTGGTCAAGGCCGTGGACGGCCCGCCCGTGCCGGACCGGCGGCGCGACGGCGCCCGACGTCCGCCCGCCGACCTGCTCGACGCGTGGGAGTGCGGCCTGGTCGACCTGTGGGAGGGCCGGGTCCGGGTCAGTCCGCGCGCGGTGGGCGACCGGCGCGAAGCCGTGCTGCGGTCGTTGGTGTGGCGGGCCCAGCACCGCGCGCTGACGCCCGTGCTCGACGTGGGCCGGGCCGAGGTCGAGGCGGTGTTCCGCACGCGGGCGTCCACCGCCGTGCTCGCCGAGGTCTCGCCCGATCCCCAGGCGGCGCTGGAACTGGGGCCCATGCACTGGGCCGCGACGACCGGCCGCCGCGTCACGCTGCCCGCCGCCGAGCGCGAACTGCTGTGCCGGCTGCGGGCCGCGCGCAACGCGCTGGCCCACCTCACCCCGTTGTCCGGCGCCGACCTCGACCGACTCGACGGGGTGTGGACGCGCTAGGCCGGTCCAGGTCCGCGCGGTCGGCCGCCGACCGGCCCGCGGACCACCCGGCCTCGCTGCGGATCGGCGTGGACCTGCTGACCGTGCGGGTGAACAGCGTGCGGTAGAGCGTGTCCACGGCGGTCTTGCGCGCGGCGAGCACGGGCAGCAGCCGGTCGTCGTCGGTCGCCGTGGCCGCCCGCAGCCTTTCGCCGACGCGGTGCGCGTAGGACAGCAGGAACGCCTTGCGGAAGTCGCCGCTGCGTTCCTCGTCGCCCTTGCGCGCGCCGTCGCCCGCCGCGACCATCGCCCGGGTCGCCTGCACGAGCAGCGACGCGGACATCAGCTCCACGATCTCCAGGTCGAGTTCCTCGCCGACCAGCGCGACGAAACCGGGGTTGCGGTAGACGACCGCACGCGACCGGTTGGCCTCCGCGACGACGTGCACGATGTGCGCCTTGCCGTCGAAGTACCGCTTGTCCAGCCACAAACGCCGGGACACCGTCGTCGGCTCCTCGGTCGGCATGCGCTCCAGGGCGTGCCGCGTGACGAGTTCCTGCGCCTTGGCCGACAACGCCTCGGCCTCGTCCGGGTACGGCGTCGACTCGGCCTTGGCCAGCAGCCCGCGCACCCGGTTGAGCACGCGCGGATCGACGCCGCGGTGGTCGAGGCCGACCAGGGGCGAGCCGGGCTTGGGCACGATCACCGGCAGCACCGGCAGGGCGCGCAGCACGCGCAGGATCGCGACGGTCGCGGCCAGGGCGTCGTCGAGGGTCTCGATGTGCCGGGACGCCCACTGGTCGACGTGCGGGCGGTCCGCGTCCCACCACACGTCGGCGCCGATGTCGGCCACCTGCCCGCGCCACACCGGGTGCAGCGCCTGGCCGGCGACGTCCCGGGCGACGGCGTCGACGAGCAGCGACCGGGCGCGCTCGTCCTCGTCGCGGCGCACCACCTCGTGCACGTCGTAGGGCAGCCAGCCGTGGTCCCACAGGTCGTGCAGGGCATCGGCGAGAACCCCGTGCACGGCGTCCTCCACTTCGGTCGCGGGCAGGTCGCCGGCGCGGGGCGGGCGTGCCTTGCGCGTGGCGGCGGCGTGCCGCAGCGCCTGGCTCAGGGGGTCCACGGTGCCCGATTCTCCCCGTTCGGGTGCACGGCGCGCGGACCGGCGTCGGACGTGCCAGCCTCGCGCGGTGAGCCGGAAGATCCAGTACCGCACACGGCGGCCGATCGCGGTCGCCGACCGTCCACAGGGGACTCCGCTGAGCCCGGCGCAGCGGCTGTTCGTCGACCGGTGCCGGGAGCTGCCGCAGCTCGCCGACCCGCTCGACGTCGAACTGACCGTGGGTGCGGCCGTGGCGGACCTGGACGTCGACGAGGAGTTCTGGGCCGGGGTCGTGGCGCACGTGGCGTCGTGGCCGAGCCGGCGCAACGTGGCGCTGCTGCGGGCGTTGGCCGTGCTGCTGACCGGTCGGCCGCGGGACTGGGCGGTCGAGGCGGCGGGACCGGTCGGGTCGACGTTGCGCGTCACCGGCGCGTGGACGTGCGACCGGTCGTTGGACGCGGGCTACCTGGTCCTGTTGTGCCGTTACGCGTTCAGCGCGCGGGAGCACGCGATGGTGTTCCTGATCGACGAGGTCGAGGGCGGGTTGGTGCGCGGCGCGTTCGTGACGCGTCAGGTCGAGGTGGCGCGCGAGCGGTTGGCCCGGCAGGCGCCGCTGGACGCGATCGGCGCCGAGGCGGCGCACTGGCTGCTGGCCAAGTCCTACG includes the following:
- a CDS encoding DUF2786 domain-containing protein, translating into MDPLSQALRHAAATRKARPPRAGDLPATEVEDAVHGVLADALHDLWDHGWLPYDVHEVVRRDEDERARSLLVDAVARDVAGQALHPVWRGQVADIGADVWWDADRPHVDQWASRHIETLDDALAATVAILRVLRALPVLPVIVPKPGSPLVGLDHRGVDPRVLNRVRGLLAKAESTPYPDEAEALSAKAQELVTRHALERMPTEEPTTVSRRLWLDKRYFDGKAHIVHVVAEANRSRAVVYRNPGFVALVGEELDLEIVELMSASLLVQATRAMVAAGDGARKGDEERSGDFRKAFLLSYAHRVGERLRAATATDDDRLLPVLAARKTAVDTLYRTLFTRTVSRSTPIRSEAGWSAGRSAADRADLDRPSASTPRRVGRGRRRTTG